tcTACCCCTACACTATAATGTCCCCTCCTCAAGAGGAAGGGTCACCAAatttcaaacaacaaaaaaccaggaCTTTAACCAACATGTATATAACTATTCAGTAAAATACACATATGGATaaccaaaaaaaatgaatggcAAACTTTGTAGGtgatttttgcttctttctcaatttctgaattttctgtttttataatgaaCTTGGATTACTTCCATATAATATTAGATTTTATATTACCTTTGATCTTAGTAGACTAAATAATTTCTGTAAAGAAAGAAAGTATTTCTGAGTTTTAACCAAGCACTACTCTCAAAAATAATTCCAACTTTGTGAGCCAGAGTGTTTTGGAGCTTCTTAACAGAACAGATATACGTTCCCAGCTTTTGTTATAAATTTTCCCACACTGATAAAAATAAAGCACAGCTAAGCGAGCCAGAAAGTGAACTATGTATTGTAGCCTTCCTTTTCCATGgacacagatatatacatatacttactACCCAATTGTTTTGATGTTTCAAAACAAGTCGGtatgtatgtaaatttaaaaaatttacaaaaattttatactaaaaaaatttacattaaaaaaattcaagcaaaATATATAACACATGACTCTCACTGCTATGGTATCTCCAACCCTCACTTGAAATCTGGGAACTTTCACATTCTATTTTATTCATCTGTGTACTCTAACTTTAATTTCAGACAGTACAAAAATGCCTCATTAGCCTTTTCCACTATCTCAACATAAGTCTGTACAATTGTAGTCACAAATCGATTATTCTTTCCAGCTAATTACTTGAACCACCATCTACCTAATAAACAAGAAGCCCGATACATCTTCTGAGGATACTTTTCTCTACAATTGTCTAAGAAACCAGTTCAAATGAGAGCAGTCCTCCCCTGATTTTAAGAGGCTATTGGAGTTTGCTGAGCCTTTTATAAGCTATATCATCATTGCTGCTACATGATATTGAAATTGAAAATTACTGCCCTAGCACGCCTACTTGGTAACTGTGTCAGGAGTGTGTCCACAGCATATGTTTTCCCAGGATCCTCCTCAAGGCCCCCATGACCTCCTGattcctcaggctgtagatgagGGGGTTCAGGGCTGGGGTGACAATCGTGTAGAAGACAGAGGTGATGTTGTCCTGCTTGGGGCTGTGGAGGGAACTGGGCAGGACGTACATGAACGTGGCAGCTCCATAGAACATCCCGACCACAGTCAGGTGGGAAGAGCAGGTGACCAGGGCTTTGTGCCTCCCTTCATTTGAGGGCATGTGGAGCACAGTAAGTAGGATTAGTGTGTAGGAGGCAACAGTGGCAGAAAGAGGTAGCAAGAGGAAAGTCACACCCGTCACATACACCATGAGCTCATATCTGGAGGTATCTGCACAGGCCAACTTCAGCAGAGGTGGGATCTCACAGAGAAGGTGGCTGATCTCCTGGGACACGCAGAAAGGGAAGTGCATGGTATACAGAGTATGTCCTAGAGCACTTAGGGATGCCAGAATCCAGGATGTGGCCACCATGAGCCAGCAGACCCTCGGCCTCATGAGGACCATGTAGTTCAGAGGATGACAAACGGCCACATACCTGTCATAGGCCATGAAGGCCAGGAGGAGGTCCTCGGCACCACCCAGGGTCAGGGCCAGGAACATCTGAAGGGCACAGCCCTCAAAGGAGATGGTGTTTTCACTGAGCAGAAAATCCATAATGGCCTTGGGAGTGACAACAGACGTGAAGAGGAGGTCCATGAGGGAGAGCTGGCTGAGCAGGAGGTACATGGGCACGTGGAGCCGGGCATCCATGGTGATGACCAGGAGAAGCAGGCCATTGCTGGTCAGGGCCAGCATGTACAGGATGGTGATTGTGGCACAGAGCAGCCCAGGAGACCCACTGTCCTTCAGAATCCCCATCAATATGAAGCCACTTCCCAAGGTGGAGTTCCAGAGCGCCATCCTGTGCTGTTTCTTTAGTTATGTAGAACCAGATGGTCTTGGTGAAAGCCTTTCTAAGGGAGATTACCCTGAAGTTTGTTGCAGCTAAGTTTGTCCTTTGTCTTCTGAATTTCTGAGTCTTTCcattaaattattataaagtaTTATATAAATTGGAAACAAGAATCTTGGTAATAACCTGTCATCTTTCAATAAGATATCCAAGAGCATGAACCCAAGCAAACATTTctttagaaagataaaaacatgCCTATCTTCCTAACAAAGAAATACAGTGCACACTGGGTGAAAATCCAGttgtttttctgcttaaaattTACTTGGGATTTTGATTCAGTTTCTGAATTTTTCTCTATGTTGTCTACTCCCCTAGACTTGACATCTGCCTTCACTTTCCAGTCTCATTGTTCTTGACAGTTTTCTCAACAGGGAACCTCTTGGCTCTTGGACCACTTGGTCTCTTGTGTTCTTGAACTGTCCTTACATCCTCGATGAGCATACTATTACGCTGCTGGAGGGAAGAGGAATTCCTTGCTAAATTGAATTGTTGGGATAATGTAGATTTTGGAGGTAAACCTGCAGGAACAGTACAAAAGGCATTTGCCTATTTTCAGGTAATGATGTTTGCTCAGGAGGAATGAGGATGGAGACAAATGTAATAAGATTTGAAAAGATATGGCGAGGTATTAGTGTTTAGGGCACATGACAGAAGGGGTGAGTGATAAAAGAAGGGAATTTATAGAAAAGACTCAAAGCAATCCATCACCTGAGAGTCAAAACAAGActctgaacaacaacaaaaaagagattCCTCTATTTCACAATACTAGCTGTATAAGCAAGGATGCTGGTCTTGCTGAACTTTGAATCTATGTGAAAGTACTGGTGGgacagtttgagaaggacaggaaGTGGTGTTTGGGGTGTGTGGAACAGTGTTCACTTAGCTTCCTCTATATGAAAGCAGACCTTTCATAGTTGGACAGGGGACTTAGGAGGCACTCTGGAGAAGAGGATAGTCCACCAAATGTTTCATCTTTCCCTTGTATCATCTGCTCCTACTCCTCCTCTCTTAAGTTTATGTCACCATCCTTGTCAATTCAGGGTTGAGACCTTCAAGTAGCTGAATGATAAAGCCCTGAAATTGGAAGGTCCAATTGATCTAGGTCCTtttattcattccataaatatttactaaggaCCTACAATGTATCAGGCACTACATTTGATGCTAAGGAAATTGCATAGTTGTGAAAAGCCCATGATACAAACACCTACACACATCTACTGGCAATGATTGATATACAAAGGAAAGTATAACATATTATGAGTTCATCTAAGTGAGATTTCAGGGAAGGAAACCTTATATAATCACTTATATGCCACTTATACAAGCTACAGGCTGTGAATGAATATAAGGGAGATAAGAAAAAAGGGTCAGAATATAATAACCGAGAGAGAGAATAGCATTGTAAAGGTCGGAACACTGAAAAACCCAAGAATATCCTCCTTGCACTTATACCACAATGAAGTCTAGGCAAGAAGTCAACCAACAAAACATCCTTTTGTAAAACTGTCTCATCACCTTTTTGGCGTCTGAGATCTTTCCCTTGCCTCACAAAGCCAGAACTATAGGTTTAAACTAAGAAATATTGAGTGGAAGAGCTTCTTTGCCCATTGACAACAACGAAAAGACAAATTCAAAGACAATTTGGACAggatttcaaagaaagaaaaaagcagggcTTAAG
The genomic region above belongs to Hippopotamus amphibius kiboko isolate mHipAmp2 chromosome 9, mHipAmp2.hap2, whole genome shotgun sequence and contains:
- the LOC130861141 gene encoding olfactory receptor 2AG2-like, giving the protein MALWNSTLGSGFILMGILKDSGSPGLLCATITILYMLALTSNGLLLLVITMDARLHVPMYLLLSQLSLMDLLFTSVVTPKAIMDFLLSENTISFEGCALQMFLALTLGGAEDLLLAFMAYDRYVAVCHPLNYMVLMRPRVCWLMVATSWILASLSALGHTLYTMHFPFCVSQEISHLLCEIPPLLKLACADTSRYELMVYVTGVTFLLLPLSATVASYTLILLTVLHMPSNEGRHKALVTCSSHLTVVGMFYGAATFMYVLPSSLHSPKQDNITSVFYTIVTPALNPLIYSLRNQEVMGALRRILGKHMLWTHS